From one Mytilus edulis chromosome 1, xbMytEdul2.2, whole genome shotgun sequence genomic stretch:
- the LOC139502502 gene encoding uncharacterized protein: MEFSYFCIIVTYICIAIGKFASEVVVSVTETQTNQVTLMIKKPGEPNQPLNLPCRLCYVQIVTKEQKCVDQTDFQGHTNITILHLQPDTHYNVFVECVDVLSSNKLQFKTEIQQGSTTFSGPEVVYKESQLFSATTLDVVLGVLFGVVALCILAVTSLYLYRRHQRRRRLQNFLRTPHTDPFESLQDYVEGDTGSQFM; encoded by the exons ATGGAATTCTCATATTTCTGTATCATAG tgaCATATATATGTATTGCAATTGGCAAATTTGCCTCTGAAGTGGTTGTCTCAGTTACAGAAACACAAACCAACCAAGTGACCTTGATGATAAAAAAGCCTGGTGAACCAAACCAGCCACTGAACTTACCATGCCGTTTATGTTATGTTCAAATAGTGactaaagaacaaaaatgtgtagATCAGACAGATTTTCAAGGACATACAAATATTACCATCCTACATTTACAGCCAGACACACATTATAATGTATTTGTAGAATGCGTTGATGTTCTATCATCTAATAAACTTCAATTCAAAACAG AAATCCAACAAGGCAGTACAACATTCTCTGGACCAGAGGTTGTATATAAAGAAAGTCAGTTATTCTCAGCGACAACATTAGATGTAGTTCTTGGTGTTTTGTTTGGAGTTGTTGCCCTTTGTATTTTGGCTGTTACATCATTATATTTGTACAGACGACATCAAAGAAGAAGGAGATTACAAAACTTTCTCAG GACTCCACATACAGATCCATTTGAGAGTTTACAAGATTATGTTGAAGGAGATACTGGTAGTCAATTCATGTAG
- the LOC139502513 gene encoding plasminogen receptor (KT)-like isoform X2, whose amino-acid sequence MGSVIGKAMDDNMKKQQEFMLETQRLTMERQIHMQNQIRERMMAMQIAGARDMFLWFASFYAISTPAMIVGAAKMQSKAPLAPILPLTFLVAYQYDMAYYSKIERIRAEADRIMDDEQGLLCIPHGVPTMQSIEAARLKQKDKERLLGNDIWM is encoded by the exons ATGGGATCTGTGATTGGAAAAGCAATGGATGACAATATGAAAAAGCAGCAAGAATTCATGTTAGAGACCCAAAGATTAACg ATGGAAAGACAAATACACATGCAGAACCAAATTAGAGAAAGAATGATGGCCATGCAGATAGCTGGAGCTAGGGATATGTTTTTGTGGTTTGCTTCTTTCTATGCAATATCAACACCTGCAATGATTGTTGG AGCAGCAAAGATGCAGTCTAAAGCACCATTGGCTCCCATCTTGCCTTTGACCTTCCTTGTAGCTTATCAGTATGATATGGCATATTACTCAAAGATAGAAAGAATAAGAG CTGAGGCTGACAGAATAATGGACGATGAACAAGGACTTCTATGTATCCCACATGGTGTTCCTACAATGCAGTCTATAGAGGCAGCCAGACTCAAACAGAAAGACAAGGAAAGATTGTTAGGAAATGATATCTGGATGTAA
- the LOC139502513 gene encoding plasminogen receptor (KT)-like isoform X1 — protein sequence MRNYKITFIKLIWYEHCFKMGSVIGKAMDDNMKKQQEFMLETQRLTMERQIHMQNQIRERMMAMQIAGARDMFLWFASFYAISTPAMIVGAAKMQSKAPLAPILPLTFLVAYQYDMAYYSKIERIRAEADRIMDDEQGLLCIPHGVPTMQSIEAARLKQKDKERLLGNDIWM from the exons ATGCGTAATTACAAAATTACTTTTATCAAGCTAATATGGTATG AACATTGTTTCAAAATGGGATCTGTGATTGGAAAAGCAATGGATGACAATATGAAAAAGCAGCAAGAATTCATGTTAGAGACCCAAAGATTAACg ATGGAAAGACAAATACACATGCAGAACCAAATTAGAGAAAGAATGATGGCCATGCAGATAGCTGGAGCTAGGGATATGTTTTTGTGGTTTGCTTCTTTCTATGCAATATCAACACCTGCAATGATTGTTGG AGCAGCAAAGATGCAGTCTAAAGCACCATTGGCTCCCATCTTGCCTTTGACCTTCCTTGTAGCTTATCAGTATGATATGGCATATTACTCAAAGATAGAAAGAATAAGAG CTGAGGCTGACAGAATAATGGACGATGAACAAGGACTTCTATGTATCCCACATGGTGTTCCTACAATGCAGTCTATAGAGGCAGCCAGACTCAAACAGAAAGACAAGGAAAGATTGTTAGGAAATGATATCTGGATGTAA